One genomic segment of Panicum virgatum strain AP13 chromosome 2N, P.virgatum_v5, whole genome shotgun sequence includes these proteins:
- the LOC120660896 gene encoding uncharacterized protein LOC120660896 yields MPCLAQELHPRPPPAAASHYCKSLSSLIRETYAHCHVPCVGVPAGGAGWSSGEDSDDDDSGLDEALDTKQVVLTEMRNRQMKKRSRCSLDSPPLPLSSAAFAWSYTPLDPRTVLEKVSSPKTCVVVEGAEEKDEAPEDDGDGDCDADDESEAFFSVKSFFTRSTSRAATVASSAAGMMMDPPPPMLRSPEAWERFRDCEGWPFGLCRRPAVLPLPPLPSTPADSWKWRKSASSGLAASPAPAYTHKLASK; encoded by the exons ATGCCTTGCTTGGCGCAGGAGCTCCACCCCAggccgccccccgccgccgccagccactACTGCAAGTCCCTGTCGTCGCTCATCCGGGAGACCTACGCGCACTGCCACGTCCCCTGCGTCGGGGTCCCCGCCGGAGGCGCCGGCTGGAGCTCCGGCGaggacagcgacgacgacgacagcggccTCGACGAAGCGCTCGACACCAAGCAG GTGGTGCTCACCGAGATGAGGAACCGGCAGATGAAGAAGCGGTCGAGGTGCAGCCTggactcgccgccgctgccgctgtccAGCGCGGCCTTCGCCTGGTCCTACACCCCGCTCGATCCGAGGACCGTCCTCGAGAAGGTGTCAAGTCCCAAGACGTGCGTCGTGGTGGAGGGGGCCGAGGAGAAGGATGAGGCACCCGAGgatgacggcgacggcgactgtGACGCGGACGACGAGAGCGAGGCCTTCTTCTCGGTGAAGAGCTTCTTCACGCGCAGCACGAGCCGGGCGGCGACCGtggcgtcgtcggcggcgggcaTGATGATGGACCCGCCCCCGCCGATGCTGCGGTCGCCCGAGGCGTGGGAGCGCTTCCGGGACTGCGAGGGGTGGCCGTTCGGGCTgtgccgccggcccgccgtcctcccgctgccgccgctgcccagcACACCGGCCGACTCGTGGAAGTGGCGCAAGAGCGCCAGCAGCGGCCTCGCCGCGAGCCCGGCCCCTGCTTACACCCACAAACTTGCCAGTAAATAA